One genomic region from Pecten maximus chromosome 5, xPecMax1.1, whole genome shotgun sequence encodes:
- the LOC117327530 gene encoding uncharacterized protein LOC117327530 has protein sequence MLDFTQKRKLIFGPKYCMKLLVLAVTLSHITDASSLRNTRRGHRKSRRNMSEDLMTNDKVPGYWKVRNHDDTFFPILGNHTKNAALTHVAFSVGKPTLPPSFQDVTTERSPGIVATEHLKINQNRLKRGKNNRNKKNRQHKRRHGHGLTDSGRKRRRRSHGGNHVRYGSPMSACTSMSDWVQITESLNMWGHRVTVLPYIEVGGRRIDQYIYETVCVDAGAPCLGTDRRHFQSECVTKKIFSYAFIRNDAGEEDWSLIEINGSCNCKIQRKHRTGPRSLLEHLSDTDGS, from the exons ATGTTGGATTTCACACAAAAACGGAAATTG ATCTTTGGTCCAAAGTATTGTATGAAGTTGCTGGTTTTGGCTGTGACCTTAAGTCACATTACTGACGCCTCGTCTCTCAGAAATACACGTAGAGGTCATCGCAAATCCAGACGGAATATGTCCGAGGATCTGATGACAAATGACAAAGTGCCAGGTTACTGGAAAGTTCGAAACCATGATGACACATTTTTCCCAATTCTCGGAAACCATACCAAAAATGCTGCGCTGACTCACGTCGCGTTTTCTGTCGGAAAACCCACACTTCCGCCATCATTCCAAGATGTGACGACTGAAAGAAGTCCTGGGATTGTTGCAACAgaacatttaaaaatcaatcaaaatagaTTAAAACGCGggaaaaacaacagaaataaaaagaacagaCAGCATAAGCGGAGACACGGACATGGTCTTACTGATTCCGGTCGTAAACGGCGACGGAGATCACATGGCGGGAATCACGTGCGTTATGGCAGCCCCATGAGCGCTTGTACAAGTATGAGTGATTGGGTTCAGATAACAGAATCTCTTAATATGTGGGGCCACCGGGTGACGGTTTTGCCTTATATTGAGGTCGGGGGACGCCGGATTGACCAATATATTTACGAAACGGTATGTGTAGATGCAGGTGCACCGTGCTTAGGAACAGATAGGAGACATTTTCAATCAGAGTGTGTTACGaagaaaatattttcctacGCATTTATAAGAAACGATGCTGGAGAAGAGGACTGGAGTCTTATAGAAATAAACGGATCCTGTAATTGTAAAATACAACGAAAGCACCGGACCGGACCTAGGAGTCTTTTGGAACATCTCTCCGATACGGACGGATCCTAA
- the LOC117327529 gene encoding uncharacterized protein LOC117327529, whose product MPTSSQALILLTTDGRTPPQEVTHRTFPLCSVPYPLTSHDINAKCVPLDDQSDDVVGDMYVSRQTRIKLGDVLSSLPELLTIKGYQGALAYDAHSKVMKWKIDTEVPNSRMEAFITYRGDPAFKPDYFQDEKIRLPSIYDNEDESDGAARPDGTQTCRYTRNVWRPPSEQIEKMPVSFPSLMKTAIDEETYERLCNLGFRPGGNGKLKNTVNNDVKPNGKRSPVQAWVSPDDYQEKDFRLEDLNIRPNGRNGNAYHVKLSQLRRDGGTLPFPSAMQPVKLPGNTRSVTFSDHAHDGTTTGNTVYIPSQEASEEYVPSSEVSVTYNGHGSSSMKDYMSERNKFFSKYGKYTNNVVAEESDDVIMESLNDHRLPPIGVGYPKEKLSTSDSSTITPEPEVQPFKSKKLSLIDNVKSMANYNKWKKQKLTRLRLRKDLPVSQPLSVCFSFRDNARSHSQVKDMVEKQIGSPIKRLQFDPISVHAIDNHAKSRWVVTLADKEKCDYLLTNGLFVDGEVTEVRNLDELMKEEVEAYKLYEMVQRGQIAMPSVNTRRAKVRHCTRST is encoded by the exons atgCCAACCTCAAGCCAAGCGTTGATCCTGCTGACCACTGATGGCCGGACACCGCCACAAGAGGTCACTCACAGGACCTTTCCGTTGTGCTCCGTCCCCTATCCCCTGACGAGTCACGATATTAACGCTAAGTGTGTCCCACTTGACGACCAAAGTGACGATGTAGTGGGAGACATGTATGTTTCTAGACAAACTCGCATCAAGCTCGGTGACGTACTTAGCAGTCTGCCCGAATTGCTGACCATAAAGGGCTACCAGGGCGCGCTAGCTTACGATGCCCATTCGAAGGTCATGAAGTGGAAAATCGACACCGAAGTTCCTAATAGTCGGATGGAAGCATTTATTACCTATCGTGGGGACCCAGCTTTTAAACCCGACTACTTCCAGGACGAGAAAATCAGACTTCCGTCTATATACGACAATGAGGACGAATCAGATGGTGCCGCCAGACCTGACGGAACACAGACATGTCGCTACACAAGGAACGTATGGCGACCTCCCAGTGAACAGATTGAAAAAATGCCAGTGTCTTTTCCATCCTTGATGAAAACCGCGATCGACGAAGAGACTTACGAACGACTGTGTAATCTCGGTTTTCGACCAGGGGGTAATGGGAAGCTAAAGAATACGGTAAACAATGACGTAAAACCGAACGGAAAACGCTCACCTGTACAAGCATGGGTCAGTCCTGATGATTACCAAGAAAAAGATTTCCGTTTGGAGGATTTGAATATTCGTCCGAATGGCAGAAATGGAAATGCATATCATGTGAAATTGTCTCAGCTGAGGAGAGACGGGGGAACACTTCCGTTTCCAAGTGCAATGCAGCCAGTGAAGCTCCCCGGAAATACGCGATCAGTTACTTTTTCTGACCATGCGCATGACGGAACCACCACCGGAAACACAGTATATATCCCAAGCCAGGAAGCATCCGAAGAGTATGTTCCAAGTTCGGAAGTCTCCGTAACATATAATGGACATGGTTCAAGTTCTATGAAGGATTATATGTCGGAAAGAAACAAGTTTTTCTCAAAATATggaaaatacacaaataatgtTGTCGCTGAAGAATCGGATGACGTCATTATGGAGTCGTTAAATGACCACAGACTTCCGCCAATTGGAGTAGGATACCcaaa GGAGAAGTTATCGACGTCAGATAGTTCAACAATCACACCGGAACCGGAAGTGCAGCCCTTCAAATCCAAGAAACTCTCGCTGATCGACAATGTCAAATCAATGGCTAACTATAACAAGTGGAAAAAACAGAAATTGACGCGTCTTCGTCTTAGAAAAGATTTACCGGTGTCACAACCGCTTTCTGTCTGCTTCAGTTTCCGAGACAACGCAAGGAGTCATTCACAAGTGAAGGATATGGTTGAAAAACAGATCGGAAGTCCTATAAAGAGGCTTCAGTTTGATCCCATATCTGTGCATGCGATAGATAATCACGCGAAAAGTCGCTGGGTCGTAACCTTGGCTGACAAAGAAAAATGTGACTACTTGTTGACAAATGGCCTATTTGTTGATGGGGAGGTAACTGAGGTCCGAAATCTGGATGAATTGATGAAGGAGGAAGTTGAAGCTTATAAACTATACGAAATGGTTCAAAGAGGACAGATTGCAATGCCAAGCGTCAATACTCGACGTGCGAAGGTCAGGCATTGCACGCGAAGCACATGA